The Montipora capricornis isolate CH-2021 chromosome 6, ASM3666992v2, whole genome shotgun sequence genome has a window encoding:
- the LOC138053975 gene encoding QRFP-like peptide receptor, producing MISANFTNGSSNPQNGGKCNLYDYFNHPSSITAFKMFFMSIILVSSLVGNTLIIVVVYKRKELRKTVNFLIVDPIVQILVHLASEATKSLQWKVHGKAGLVLCKLENFLLNVSLCVSVQSLLWIAIDRFIAVVFPMKIKMISSRFRAIAIASTWTVAIVVHSKDFFVVKVHEYNGLTLCTEDSDNTNSLYKVWSFVLIGGFIFAPLIVMTILYCAIGVTLCRRRKLTVLGKVYQKNTSNQQAIKMSLCIVVVFYIFSASFATLSILRMSGEWKYLESIQGSVGFTVSSGLWST from the coding sequence ATGATTTCCGCAAATTTTACCAACGGATCTTCTAACCcacaaaatggcggcaagtgcAACCTCTACGATTACTTTAATCATCCTAGCTCCATCACTGCcttcaaaatgtttttcatgTCCATCATTTTAGTGAGCAGCTTGGTTGGAAATACTTTAATAATTGTCGTGGTTTATAAACGAAAAGAGCTTagaaaaacagtaaatttcCTTATCGTCGACCCTATTGTACAAATTCTAGTACACCTTGCCAGTGAAGCGACCAAATCTCTTCAATGGAAAGTGCATGGAAAGGCTGGACTAGTTCTGTGTAAATTGGAGAACTTTCTCCTTAATGTTTCCCTCTGTGTTTCTGTGCAAAGTCTTCTTTGGATCGCTATTGATCGATTCATAGCCGTGGTCTTTCCGATGAAAATCAAAATGATATCATCTAGGTTTCGCGCTATTGCCATTGCTTCCACCTGGACTGTGGCAATAGTCGTTCACTCTAAAGATTTCTTTGTTGTGAAGGTACACGAGTACAATGGACTAACATTGTGCACAGAGGACAGCGATAATACTAATTCTCTGTATAAGGTTTGGTCATTTGTACTTATCGGAGGTTTCATCTTTGCTCCTTTGATCGTCATGACAATTTTGTATTGTGCTATTGGAGTAACCTTGTGTAGACGACGCAAATTGACTGTTCTTGGCAAAGTATATCAAAAGAATACAAGCAATCAGCAAGCCATAAAGATGAGCCTTTGTATCGTGGTggtattttatatattttctgCTTCTTTTGCTACGCTATCAATATTAAGAATGTCGGGAGAGTGGAAATACCTTGAATCCATCCAAGGTTCTGTTGGCTTTACGGTGAGTTCGGGTTTATGGTCTACATAG
- the LOC138052216 gene encoding QRFP-like peptide receptor — MISANFTNGSSNPQNGGKCNLYDYFNHPSSITAFKMFFMSLILLISLVGNTLIILVVYKRKELRKTVNFLIVNMAVSDLIFPTIAIPLSLTSEATKSLQWKVNGTAGLVLCKLQFFLMNVSLGASVQSLLWIAIDRFMAVVFPMKIKIISARFRTTAIASTWTVAMVGSLKDFFTVKLEEYNGTTFCLEDTDNNYSLYRVWSFVLIGGFIFAPFIVMTVLYGAIGVTLCRRRKLTVLGKVYQKNTSNQQAIKMSLCIVVVFCIFSASFATLSILRASGEWKYLESNPRFCWLYGVSGFMVYIALFLSSITNPVICLTFVKSYRRGVKEILICRKTVRIKNTLLKKGTNGRIATLRISAIET, encoded by the coding sequence ATGATCTCCGCAAATTTTACCAACGGATCTTCTAACCcacaaaatggcggcaagtgcAACCTCTACGATTACTTTAATCATCCTAGCTCCATCACTGCcttcaaaatgtttttcatgTCCCTAATTTTACTGATCAGCTTGGTTGGAAATACTTTAATAATTCTCGTGGTTTATAAACGAAAAGAACTTagaaaaacagtaaatttcCTTATTGTCAACATGGCAGTATCCGACCTCATCTTCCCTACTATAGCAATTCCACTTAGCCTTACGAGTGAAGCCACCAAATCTCTTCAGTGGAAAGTGAATGGAACGGCTGGACTAGTTCTGTGTAAATTACAGTTCTTTCTCATGAATGTTTCCCTCGGTGCTTCTGTGCAAAGTCTTCTTTGGATCGCTATTGATCGATTCATGGCCGTGGTCTTtccaatgaaaattaaaatcatttcaGCGAGGTTTCGCACCACTGCAATTGCTTCCACCTGGACTGTGGCGATGGTAGGTAGCCTCAAAGATTTCTTCACGGTCAAGCTGGAGGAGTACAATGGAACAACTTTTTGCTTAGAGGACAcagataataattattctctGTATAGGGTTTGGTCATTTGTTCTTATCGGGGGTTTCATCTTTGCTCCTTTCATCGTTATGACAGTTTTGTATGGTGCTATTGGAGTAACCTTGTGTAGACGACGCAAATTGACTGTTCTTGGCAAAGTATATCAAAAGAATACAAGCAATCAGCAAGCCATAAAGATGAGCCTTTGTATAGTGGTGGTATTTTGTATATTTTCTGCTTCTTTTGCTACGCTATCAATATTAAGAGCGTCAGGAGAGTGGAAATACCTTGAATCCAATCCAAGGTTTTGTTGGCTTTACGGTGTGTCCGGGTTTATGGTCTACATAGCACTATTCTTATCTTCCATAACTAATCCAGTGATATGTTTAACCTTTGTCAAAAGTTATCGTCGTGGAGTAAAGGAAATTTTGATTTGTCGCAAGACCGTAAGGATCAAAAACACATTGCTGAAAAAAGGAACAAATGGGAGGATAGCCACGCTGAGGATCAGTGCAATCGAGACATAA
- the LOC138053977 gene encoding neuropeptide FF receptor 2-like: protein MAVSDLIFPIVAIPLSLASEATKPLPWKVHGTAGLVLCKLGSFLLHVSLCVSVQSLLWIAVDRFMAVVFPMKIKMISSRFRAVAIASTWTVAIVVNSKDFFAVKVHEYHGLTLCTEDGDNNYSLYRVWSFVLIGGFIFAPLIVMTILYCAIGVTLCRRPQLTVLGKVYQKDTSNQQAIKMSLCIVVAFYTFSVSSATLSILRVSGEWKYLEPNPRFCWLYGVFGIMVYMGLFLSSITNPVICLTFVKSYRRGVKEILICRKTVRLKNTFLKKGTNGRIATLRISAIET from the coding sequence ATGGCAGTATCCGACCTCATCTTCCCTATTGTAGCAATTCCACTTAGCCTTGCGAGTGAAGCGACCAAACCTCTTCCGTGGAAAGTGCATGGTACGGCTGGACTAGTTCTGTGTAAATTGGGGAGCTTTCTTCTTCACGTTTCCCTCTGTGTTTCTGTGCAAAGTCTTCTTTGGATCGCTGTTGATCGATTCATGGCCGTGGTCTTTCCGATGAAAATCAAAATGATATCCTCTAGGTTTCGCGCTGTTGCCATTGCTTCCACCTGGACTGTGGCAATAGTAGTTAACTCCAAAGATTTCTTCGCGGTGAAGGTGCACGAGTACCATGGACTAACATTGTGCACAGAAGACGGagataataattattctctGTATAGGGTTTGGTCATTTGTACTTATCGGTGGTTTCATATTTGCTCCTTTGATCGTCATGACAATTTTGTATTGCGCTATTGGAGTAACCTTGTGTAGACGACCCCAATTGACTGTTCTTGGCAAAGTGTATCAAAAAGATACAAGCAATCAGCAAGCCATAAAGATGAGCCTTTGTATCGTGGTGGCATTTTATACATTTTCTGTTTCTTCTGCTACGCTATCAATATTAAGAGTGTCAGGAGAGTGGAAATACCTTGAACCCAATCCAAGGTTTTGTTGGCTTTACGGCGTGTTCGGGATTATGGTCTACATGGGACTATTCTTATCTTCCATAACTAATCCAGTGATATGTTTAACCTTTGTCAAAAGTTATCGTCGTGGAGTAAAGGAAATTTTGATTTGTCGCAAGACCGTAAGGCTGAAAAACACATTtctaaaaaaaggaacaaatggGAGGATAGCCACGCTAAGGATCAGTGCAATCGAGACATAA
- the LOC138053978 gene encoding coadhesin-like: MSPPYEMMYFETDKIFPALTSALWPFSENIDAENDYSAGRELKMLTNEEEMDPSLTSSDDSDYFNQCLDTYRCDICYRVKQEGKCAKYTNECRKTCTQCKGPDSDRYGTVRCQFYKNKGYCDYLSFKSFKCQKTCGTCAVDGNWGEWSKWTTCSKSCKHGNQSRNRKCNSPAPRYGGMKCEGDSSATKICNQDVPCPVDGSWGEWSQWSVCSKSCKQGKHSRTRKCNSPAPQYGGKKCKGDSSETEDCNKNVPCPVDGNWGEWSKWTACSKTCKQGKQTRNRKCNSPLPQYGGKKCVGDSSDTQICNNHIPCPVDGNWGQWSPWSSCSKSCRQGKYSRERKCDSPAPQHGGKKCEGKATEEGVCNKDIPCPGKLEKHSISSMEIGESGANGVNAVRLVNREIKHENAYATRRLQTMVGRSVLAIPRKLKFAIEMSLVQWMEIGESGVSGVSVARRVNKESNPGNENAITHLQSMAGRNVKDIQVRSECAMKMFHVQSTETGEIGADGALAQRLVNKESNHENVNATHLSQNMVERPAQVTQVKARIAKKMSHVQLTGTGETGASGAHARRLANRESNQDSAYVTTQLLSMAGGNVRVNQAKNKSAMEMFFVQVNKELQSLFDGNWGVWSKWSQCSKTCKHGTQTRKRECDSPAPKYGGKKCPGYSSGTQACNKDVPCPVDGNWGPWGKWSECSSTCGPGKQTRVRQCNNPAPAYGGKKCEGPFKQNGVCIKRKCPVDGKWGKWSSWSECSKSCKQGQRSRSRKCDSPVPKYDGNPCDGDSKQKIPCNENIPCPAVHSTDSTT; the protein is encoded by the exons ATGTCTCCACCATATGAAATGATGTATTTCGAAACTGATAAGA TTTTTCCGGCTTTAACGTCTGCGTTATGGCCATTTTCGGAAAACATAGATGCTGAAAATG ATTACTCAGCTGGACGAGAGTTAAAAATGCTCACTAACGAGGAAGAGATGG ATCCCAGTCTTACGTCCTCAGATGACTCCGACTACTTTAACC AATGTCTGGACACCTACCGATGCGATATATGTTATAGGGTCAAGCAAGAAGGAAAATgtgcaaaatatacaaatgAATGTCGCAAAACCTGCACGCAATGCAAAG GGCCAGACAGTGATCGTTATGGAACGGTGAGGTGTCAGTTTTACAAGAACAAAGGCTACTGTGATTATCTTTCGTTCAAGTCATTTAAGTGCCAAAAGACCTGTGGAACGTGTGCAG TGGACGGAAACTGGGGAGAATGGAGTAAATGGACCACTTGCAGTAAGTCGTGTAAACATGGAAATCAGTCAAGAAACAGAAAATGCAATTCACCGGCTCCACGGTACGGAGGAATGAAATGTGAAGGAGACTCATCTGCGACAAAAATTTGCAACCAAGATGTTCCTTGTCCag tgGATGGAAGCTGGGGAGAGTGGAGTCAGTGGAGTGTCTGCAGTAAGAGttgtaaacaaggaaaacattCCAGGACACGAAAATGCAACTCACCAGCTCCACAATATGGTGGAAAGAAGTGCAAAGGAGACTCTAGTGAAACTGAggattgcaataaaaatgttccgTGTCCAG TCGATGGCAACTGGGGAGAATGGAGTAAATGGACCGCTTGCAGCAAGACGTGCAAACAAGGAAAGCAGACAAGAAATAGAAAATGTAATTCACCTCTTCCACAGTATGGAGGAAAGAAATGCGTGGGAGACTCAAGTGATACGCAAATTTGCAACAACCACATTCCTTGTCCAG TTGATGGAAACTGGGGACAATGGAGTCCATGGAGCTCCTGCAGCAAATCTTGCCGACAAGGAAAATATTCTAGAGAACGAAAATGTGATTCACCAGCTCCACAACATGGCGGAAAGAAATGCGAAGGAAAAGCAACCGAGGAAGGAGTCTGTAACAAGGATATCCCATGTCCTGGTAAACTTGAAAAGCATTCCATTTCA TCGATGGAAATTGGGGAGAGTGGAGCAAATGGAGTCAATGCAGTAAGACTTGTCAACAGGGAAATCAAACACGAAAACGCGTATGCGACTCGCCGGCTCCAAACTATGGTGGGAAGAAGTGTCCTGGCTATTCCACGGAAACTCAAATTTGCAATAGAGATGTCCCTTGTCCAG TGGATGGAAATTGGGGAAAGTGGAGTAAGTGGAGTGAGTGTAGCAAGACGTGTAAACAAGGAAAGCAATCCCGGGAACGAGAATGCAATTACCCATCTCCAAAGTATGGCGGGAAGAAATGTCAAGGACATTCAAGTCAGGAGCGAGTgtgcaatgaaaatgttccatGTCCAG tcgACGGAAACTGGGGAGATTGGAGCAGATGGAGCACTTGCACAAAGACTTGTAAACAAGGAAAGCAATCACGAAAACGTGAATGCAACTCACCTGTCCCAAAATATGGTGGAAAGACCTGCCCAGGTGACTCAAGTGAAAGCCAGGATTGCAAAAAAGATGTCCCATGTCCAA TTGACGGGAACTGGGGAGACTGGAGCGAGTGGAGCGCATGCTCGAAGACTTGCAAACAGGGAAAGCAATCAAGACAGCGCCTATGTAACTACCCAGCTCCTAAGTATGGCGGGAGGAAATGTGAGGGTCAATCAAGCCAAGAACAAATCTGCAATGGAAATGTTTTTTGTCCAGGTAAACAAGGAGTTGCAAAGCCTTT TCGATGGAAATTGGGGGGTGTGGAGCAAATGGAGTCAATGCAGTAAGACCTGTAAACATGGAACTCAAACAAGAAAACGCGAATGTGACTCGCCGGCTCCAAAGTATGGTGGAAAGAAGTGTCCTGGTTACTCCTCGGGAACACAAGCCTGCAACAAAGATGTCCCTTGTCCAG TGGACGGCAACTGGGGACCTTGGGGAAAATGGAGCGAATGCAGTTCGACATGTGGACctggaaaacaaacaagagTCCGCCAATGCAACAACCCTGCGCCTGCGTACGGCGGTAAAAAATGTGAAGGACCATTTAAACAAAACGGTGTTTGCATCAAAAGAAAATGCCCTG TTGATGGAAAATGGGGTAAATGGAGCTCTTGGAGTGAATGTAGTAAATCGTGTAAACAAGGACAGCGATCACGGAGCCGAAAATGTGACTCACCAGTGCCAAAGTACGATGGGAACCCCTGTGATGGAGATTCCAAACAGAAGATTCCATGCAATGAGAATATTCCTTGTCCAG ctGTGCATAGCACAGATAGTACAACATAA